The genomic interval tgccaaattgcaTCCAGATCATTTTCTTACAAATTTCAGATAAACTTCTTGAACccaaattgatttgttttcccgTAAATACCTTgagctaacttaggcatcgaaGGGTTTACGtcggcaaaaccaccggcgtctctgatccgttTTTTGTGAGCGCAGGCTTATTTAGAGAAAGGAGGGCGATTCCAATCTTAGCGAACGAGTAACAGTAGATAACACAAgcgttggtgaaagaatctggtcggCTAAAAGGCGAGCatatttcagcatcaacaagTCTTCTTACATTCAgagtaaaataatcattttatgaaatattttgttaaatcttCTGTTGGtgttaatagaaaaaaaatgaataaataatacactttttgaataagataaaaattttgatgtatttttaataaagtgtgAAATATTTAACTATTAGTagatatttttccttaaataaatgaagaattaAGTTCAGAATATAAATAGCAGAAACCGCGTGCGCAATTatgatttatcaaaaaaaaatgatgaaataaaaAGCACCGGAAGCGTGCGGCGCTTGGGCCAGATTTATCAGACTATATGCGAGGACAGTTTTTGTTGGCTCAATTGGCGCCATTAAATGCGGTTTTTCGCGTGGTGGGCCACCTCCTTCGTCTACGAACACTCACGTGCAGTGTGCACTATGGAGAACTGTCCTCGCACAAGCTCAGCTGAGCACCGCATCCTGGTCCGCGCACTATTGCCCCATCCCCctcttttgaaacgtaaaattCAAGTAAACAACTGCGTAGTTAATTTGGAAAGAAGCAGTTGGTCGGACCTTTAATAGTTTGAAATTGAGCATAAAAATTTTCTGTCCATGCGTAAATTCCACCTACTTAAATGCTCGTTTAgttcataatattaaatctCCGTTAACgtagataaattttaataacaaaaaagagCTCCCACATAAATTTGGTTGTCcgaattttagaaaaaaggttaaatatatcaccaatcaataaaatcttttgaaaaatgtCATAATTATAAGATAGAACGTAATTTGATAGGATGATTATGCTCGCTGTAGAGTAATTCTAACGTAACcgaaaccctaaaaaaaatcatcaatgaaatGTCGCAGTCAGACGGGACTTTGAGTGACGGTACATTGTCGAATAGTGGTAGCATGATGATTGAGAAGAGAATACGGCTTTTTTGCTGAGCTGTGCTCTGCTTTGTTTCGACAGTCAAAAGCACGCAGTGCAGAGGAAGATGAACGCGTCATAAAAATCTAGCCGTTACCCTTTGGTTGCAAATGCAATGCTTCCCACTGACGCTACGctttttcacttttgattattgttaccctttttttttaatccctCAACTGCCCCTCTCTTCTTTCTCACTTATTGATGCGCGTGCCACAcctgattattattttaaaaattatcagcATATTGAGTAAGAGattcagaaaataataataataattaactgcTGGAGTTATAAGTGAATCAgtaaaaagggaaaacaatAAGGTCAAATGttgattcttaaaaaattcattcaatATCTCAAGAGTACGTTGTACTGTATTGCAgccaaatttaaataaatatacacaataaaatattcataatttaatactttaatacattaataaccactattatataataactttttataattctaaCTTAGAAGAAAgggcaaaattcaaaataaggTAATAATACTTTGTGTCgaaatctttaaataattttgtggtCCTATtcttatcataaattaatgattgttaaaattataaatataattgttatattatcttattactTCTAAAAGTTATAggattgaattttgaaattataagaattttaattttttaatgtaatttatatttagtggaataatttaatttagttagttACGTTGACGCCGAAATCTGGTCGAGTTGGTTAGTAGCTTGATACCAAACCTTTGCACcagcattaaatttatttgttgggGGAAGCGGCTTGTTAATCTCCAAGAACATCATACGACCATGAGCAGATAATCTGCGAGCTGATAATCTACAAGCACCTAAAACCACAAAAGATAGTAAGAGGCGCTGAAAGTTTTTCCAAAGTTAACCTTCCGACGCGTAAGTCAGTGTATGGGTTTTAccgaaaattaaaatatataaatgaataGTTTCTGATTTCTTTGTAAAGATGAGTGAAGACTCTCTCATAgtgaaaaatagtaaaaaactCATAGAGAGAAAAGTTGAACCCCCCTTAGCGTGATTTCTTGGGGTTTTTATATATACCCCAAAATCTACGACCTTAGAGCGTGAGAATAACCATTAATTGATCAAATTCATGCCTTGATTTTTCTGAGGCAATTTGTGGTGGTTCATTTTGACTGAGTCTTGTTTCCTAGTAATCTCTTGGGTGAGATGATCTGCTTGAGGTCACGAAATAATCCCCTGATCAAGttgaatttctcaaattgaccAAATACTTTTCTGGCCGAGGTGATGTGTTCGAGGTCACCAAATAACATCTTGATCGAGGTGATTTGTTCGAGATCATCAAATAACATCATATTCGAGATAATTTGCTCGAGATCACAAAATAACATCCTGGTCGAAGTAATCTGTTTCAagttatcaaaattatcacttgGTCGAGGTGGTTTGCTAAGATCGCCAAAACTTTTCTCTTCATAGCCTATCAACCATTTGTTCACTGTTTACTTAGAGGAGATCATGGTAACCTTATTTTATTCCCCAAATAAGTTAGATTGGTAACATACAATGAATTTTTagatgattaaaacataaacGTATATtcattgaattatatatacactctataaattaataaattattaatttattgattaattaattcctCTTTTTTGTGTGCTTAGAGATTGAATGATGTAGCTTAATTTTCTATGACACAttctttttaagttatattacaatttactaatatttaacattataaatCTACATAAACTCATGTTTTAGTCAGATGATGGAATAAAGTAgatgtattttaaatattttaaaaaataataatcaaccCAATGGTCAGAAGGGGAATGAGATGTGTActcctaaatatttttttgaaaaatcaatcaaCATGATATACATGAGTTTCAAAACTATCATTTTGTAGATTAGAGTCAGATGGCTTTACCACCAGACtaagaaataatttatgtatCTAGACCATTGCGAGTGCTTGTGAGTgcaatttattaacttttcgAATTAAAAAAGTGGCTAGCCAATACTCAATAATTCACTAGAGTGGCATGAAAATGTGTGCCCAAAGGAACTGACGATGAGGGATGATTCACTGCGTTGGCAGAGTTGTGGACTAAAGAAACTAACTATTGCATCAACGACAACAAATGGGAAAAAGATTCAATCAACGATCAAAGGATTAAGATGGATGATTAGTGGATACCTACACACCGCGTTCGATATCTTGGTATTAATTAGAGATGGCCAACGGGTCGGGCGATACATGACACGAGACGGACACAGTACGTCAGTACGTGTTCGTATAATATAGTATGGCATGAGTATGTTTTGATAGAATACATGGGTGCAACATGACACGTACGCGAACTGGATTGGATTTGGTTGAAATTTTAAGCATGTGACCCTTAAAAGTACGGCACAACATGTGAAAAAGCCTTTAgtaagtattttttattttttaatgaaagtaaaatttatttatttttttaattttaaaataactaaaaattaaatcttttaatatattttattatcgtaaattttttaaatttatttaattcttagttttaaaaaatactctaatcattttatgtttatttattaaataaatagatgatatcatatttattaaataaatagatgatatcattattttaataaataaaattataaatatcatgattttataaaatgtatatattaatgttattatacATTATAATCTATGATTCTATGTAAGTTTAAGTTAATGGTTAACttaacacttaaaaaaatattattagtattattattattgttgttaattattaaaaaagaattttaatacTACAAAGTCTAATTTAGtagttaatattatattaagttattattattagtttattattatttaatataaatttaaattttaaacttttggttttattttggTGGGTCGGGTCGGACTCGGCATGGGTTAATCTCTAGTATTAACGCCCGAAAATCCACCCAAAATTACATCCTCGGAACACGACAAACAACCATCACGAATATTCACGATTCACACTGCCATCATTGattatcatcattaatttttcttttgccagCCTTAAAGCAACAGAGTCTCTCTTCTCTTATCCACACGATCGTAATTTGTCTTATATAAtacaagtaaataattataacaaaatgTAAAAGCATTGCATGACTCGACAGGGGAGACCAATGATGGCATAATGGTAAATAAAGGCAATAAGGAGGCTTGTGTGATTCTGTATGTGTTTAAAAACCCGACATAAGTGCAGCGTCTCTTTTATCCTCTCTGACAGTCGCAGACCTATAGCGACTGTAATAGTTTGTACtttcaaactttgaaataaaaaaaagcttCATCTTCTCAGCATTGCCATGGcgtctttcttcttcttcaccgGACTTCTTCTTCTCCTACCATGCTTGTCACTCTCAGTGACGGCGGCCAAGCAAACCTACATAGTTCACATGAAACACCAAGCAAAGCCATCAACTTTCTCCACCCACAACGATTGGTACGCATCGAGCGTTCAGTCTCTCTCATCTTCCACAGATTCTCTTCTGTACACCTACAACACCGCATACAACGGCTTCGCTGCCTCACTTGACCCAGATCAAGCCCAGGCTCTCCGCCAATCCGACGCCGTTCTCGGAGTCTACGAGGACACTCTCTACACCCTCCACACTACTCGGTCCCCTCAGTTCCTCGGCATCAGCTCTGACTTCGGCTTGTTGGCAGGCTACAGCAAGCTCGACTTCGACAAGGCCTCCCTTGATGTTATCATTGGTGTTCTCGACACTGGGGTTTGGCCCGAGTCTAAAAGTTTCGATGACTCCGCCATGCCTGAGGTTCCAACCAAGTGGCGCGGCCAGTGCGAGTCCGGTCCTGATTTTAGTCCCAAACTTTGTAACAAAAAGCTCATTGGCGCTCGTTTTTTCTCCAAAGGCTACCACATGGCTGGTGGAAGTTTCTCTAAGAAGCCAAACGAACCCGAGTCGCCTCGTGATTATGACGGACACGGTACCCACACGGCCAGTACGGCGGCCGGCGTACCCGTCGCCAATGCCAGTCTCCTCGGTTACGCCAGCGGCGTCGCTCGTGGAATGGCCACGCACGCGCGTGTGGCCACCTACAAAGTTTGCTGGAAAACTGGATGTTTCGGATCCGACATTCTTGCGGGCATAGATCGGGCCATTCAGGACGGTGTGGATGTCCTCTCTATGTCCCTCGGTGGTGGATCCGCACCGTATTACAGAGACACCATTGCTGTCGGTGCGTTTGCGGCAATGGAGAAGGGCATTGTGGTCTCTTGCTCTGCCGGAAACAGTGGGCCAACTAAGGCCTCGCTTGCCAACGTGGCTCCGTGGATCCTGACCGTTGGTGCCGGCACTTTAGATCGCGACTTCCCGGCTTACGTGTTTCTtggaaacaaaaagaaagccACTGGTGTCTCACTCTATAGCGGAAATGGGATGGGAAATAAACCGGTCAGTTTGGTTTACAATAAAGGTTCAAAcggttcttcttcttccaatCTGTGTTTGCCCGGTTCACTCCAACCGGAACTTGTGCGTGGGAAAGTAGTTATCTGCGACAGGGGAATCAACGCACGTGTGGAGAAAGGAGCTGTAGTACGTGACGCTGGTGGTGTTGGGATGATACTCGCGAACACCGCAGCCAGTGGTGAGGAATTGGTGGCTGACAGTCACTTGTTGCCGGCGGTGGCCATTGGGAGGAGGATGGGTGATATAGTCAGGGAGTATGCCAAGACGGTTCCAAATCCAACGGCTCTGCTTACGTTCGGCGGGACCGTACTGAACGTGCGGCCCTCTCCGGTTGTGGCGGCGTTTAGTTCTCGTGGGCCCAACATGGTGACTCCGCAAATCTTGAAGCCGGATGTCATTGGGCCTGGGGTTAACATCTTGGCCGCGTGGACCGAAGCTAGTGGGCCCACTGAGTTGGAGAAGGACACTAGGAGAACAAAGTTCAATATAATGTCAGGTATGAAATTGCACCCCCAACGGTTATTTTCTGCTTCCCATGGTTTTGAATTTCATATATCGTTAGGTTTTGCATGTTCTTCTTATGAGTTGACTCCTGATGGCTTGGATTATGTTGTTAACATTCTTTTCCAAAAGAATTGATAGAAACgtttttttcaactaaaaCGAAGAGTTAAGTTATTGGTAAAAGATCACTTCGCATTTGGTTGGACCAGTCCATGTTATTTGATGGAATGGGATTGTGATGTTAATGCTTGGTCAAAAGTTTCTGATTAAGAGAAGTGATGCTGACATTTTAATTCGtggaaaactgaaaaaaaaaatgatccaTTTTCAAATGTAACGGTAAATAGCTTTTGTAATTAGTAGTGTAGTGATACAAAAATGCTGCTTTGCCCggacaaaagcaaaagcactCGTGAGGATTCTCCACTGCAAGATTTGGGTGTCGATAGAGGATTCTCCACTACAAAATTGATCATGCCGTTGAAAAAGTATGCAATTAATTAGCCTGACCTGACAATATAGTGAGCAAACGCTGTATGCCACTTCCTTTTCACATTGTGGACTAGTGGTGTGTGTTGTAACCGACCAAcctttatgaatttttagtttaataataGGATTAGCTGTTAGGCtcgtgatttttttttttttttaaagagcatTAGGAATGTGATTAAGAACCTAATAGAAaaggagggggggggggggggggggggggaaatcCCTACTTGAtttgttgttttctttgatttcCAGGTAGATCAACAAGCACCTTTGCAAGTtgcaatattaaaattgagtTGAAATCTAACAGTTTTCATTTTGTGATGAAAATGTAGGTACATCTATGTCATGCCCACACCTCAGCGGTGTTGCTGCCTTGCTCAAAGCAGCCCACCCAGACTGGAGCCCAAGTGCTATCAAATCTGCTCTGATGACGACTGCTTATGTTGTGGACAACACCAAATCTCCTCTCCACGATGCCGCAGATGGTAGGCTCTCAACCCCGTGGGCTCATGGTTCGGGCCATGTTAACCCGCAGAAAGCCATCTCTCCAGGCCTTGTATACGATGCTTCAACAGAAGACTACATAGCATTCTTGTGCTCTTTGGGCTACACCATTGAACATGTTAAGGCCATTGTCAAGCGACCCAACATCACATGTACGAGAAAATTCAACACCCCTGGTGAACTGAACTACCCATCATTCTCAGTCCTGTTTGGGGACCAGAGGGTTGTCCGGTACACTCGGGAGTTGACAAATGTTGGGCCTGCAAGATCATTGTACAATGTGACCGTGGATGGCCCATCTACCGTTGGCATCTCAGTGAGGCCTAAAAGGCTTCTGTTCAGGACTGTAGGAGAGAAGAAGCGATACACAGTAACATTTGTTGCAAAGAACGGTGACCAGAAGATGGGTGGAGCTGCATTTGGTTCAATTGTTTGGGGAAATGCTCAACATCAAGTTAGGAGCCCAGTTGCGTTTTCATGGACACAGTTAATGAGCTAGAAATGGTGTTTTTTCGGTTCGCGTTCTGGGTTTTCGGGTTATGGCCCCCTGCAACGGGTTAGAAATTATTGCTAAAGGCCCTGGTCCATCTTGGAAAACTGGGAGTTGAACAAACTTGGTGAATGGTTGTGAATTTTATGAAGGCAGTCCAGAATTTGGAGTGGCCACTGGCCAATGAAGCGAGATATATTTATGTGCTTGTAAAATTAATGGAATAGAATGGCATTACCAGTTTTAAGATATTTGCTTTCAAAATTGTGCAATTGAGTTAACTTTAGAATTTGCTGTTGGTGGttagtttaaattttgttttaacattgttcagcaaaatcatttttattgattgagCAAATAATTAGAATGTGGATGGCCACGATGGGAATTATTTACGGAAAAGCTGAAAGAAAAGACGTCGCTCTGTGGttgcagatttttttttgaaaatacgGCCTGCCAATTCCATTATTCACATCcccaataattaattagttgtcGGTCCGCTGATTTGAATTATCGATGTTGAAGGGTTGCAGCATCAAGGATAGGGATGCAGTGcgattattgaaaataaatgtttgGTTGTATCCGGCCTAGCATTATCGATTCCTCCATAAATCAAATTAAGGTTGACAATTTGACATTAGAtccaagaaagaaaaaaaaaaggttaaaattatTCCAAAATTTGCAACACATATACTCCGGTATATACTGGTAAAATGGCATGTTGACAAAGCTTCCAGATGAAGCTAGGGTTTAACTACTAGAAGAATAGAGAGCATGGGTTACAGGTGCAACAGTTCCTTTTACAGCTGCAGTTAAGGCAGTTACTTTTACAGCTGCAATGAAGGGGCACTTTTGGACATTTAAGACTAGGGCATTTCCATTGGCAACAACAAGAGCAATCCAGGCAAGATGGAAGCCGGAAAATGCAACAACAATCTCTGCTGCACGAAACTTTTCTACAGCACCGTGATCGTGGGCACGATTTTGGACACGACCAACACCAGCACTTGGGTATTGAACAGCAAGTACACGGACGGCAACAACATATACTGCAGTCACTACAGTCACAGCAGCGTGGTAATTCTATATGAATCGAGCATTTAGAATAACAGCAACAGCAAATCCAAGAAAGCCAAGAGAAGTTAAAACAGGGTGTTCCACTGCACAACAAAGGAAACGTTAGATATCAAGTCTTTTGTCATTGAATGACTAGTCCTTTACTAGTGCATTTCAATTCGATACGAAATACATGACAGTAGAAGAAATA from Citrus sinensis cultivar Valencia sweet orange chromosome 9, DVS_A1.0, whole genome shotgun sequence carries:
- the LOC102612660 gene encoding subtilisin-like protease SBT1.8, which codes for MASFFFFTGLLLLLPCLSLSVTAAKQTYIVHMKHQAKPSTFSTHNDWYASSVQSLSSSTDSLLYTYNTAYNGFAASLDPDQAQALRQSDAVLGVYEDTLYTLHTTRSPQFLGISSDFGLLAGYSKLDFDKASLDVIIGVLDTGVWPESKSFDDSAMPEVPTKWRGQCESGPDFSPKLCNKKLIGARFFSKGYHMAGGSFSKKPNEPESPRDYDGHGTHTASTAAGVPVANASLLGYASGVARGMATHARVATYKVCWKTGCFGSDILAGIDRAIQDGVDVLSMSLGGGSAPYYRDTIAVGAFAAMEKGIVVSCSAGNSGPTKASLANVAPWILTVGAGTLDRDFPAYVFLGNKKKATGVSLYSGNGMGNKPVSLVYNKGSNGSSSSNLCLPGSLQPELVRGKVVICDRGINARVEKGAVVRDAGGVGMILANTAASGEELVADSHLLPAVAIGRRMGDIVREYAKTVPNPTALLTFGGTVLNVRPSPVVAAFSSRGPNMVTPQILKPDVIGPGVNILAAWTEASGPTELEKDTRRTKFNIMSGTSMSCPHLSGVAALLKAAHPDWSPSAIKSALMTTAYVVDNTKSPLHDAADGRLSTPWAHGSGHVNPQKAISPGLVYDASTEDYIAFLCSLGYTIEHVKAIVKRPNITCTRKFNTPGELNYPSFSVLFGDQRVVRYTRELTNVGPARSLYNVTVDGPSTVGISVRPKRLLFRTVGEKKRYTVTFVAKNGDQKMGGAAFGSIVWGNAQHQVRSPVAFSWTQLMS
- the LOC102614723 gene encoding guanine nucleotide-binding protein subunit gamma 3 — encoded protein: MAAHSGSSSSVPSLPPPCPKSPPEYPDLYGKRRELAKVQVLEREISFLEEELKTVDRFHPASRSCKEVADFVVAKSDPLIPVNRKNRRSCRFWKWLCGTPCFNFSWLSWICCCCYSKCSIHIELPRCCDCSDCSICCCRPCTCCSIPKCWCWSCPKSCPRSRCCRKVSCSRDCCCIFRLPSCLDCSCCCQWKCPSLKCPKVPLHCSCKSNCLNCSCKRNCCTCNPCSLFF